In the Coleofasciculus chthonoplastes PCC 7420 genome, one interval contains:
- a CDS encoding RRXRR domain-containing protein — MLRVPVLSKSGKPLMPTKPSRARRWLKKGKAKIAHNDLECFAIQLTFETEENTQPIAVGIDPGKHYSGIGVQSGSVTLWMGHLVLPFKTVKERMELRRVMRRARRGRRINRKLPYDQRCHRQARFDNRRQGKLPPSIRANRQLELRVVNELFQLFPISAIHYELVMADVDRTSGRKSAKSGVGFSPVMVGQKQMLNWLRELAPVTTHQGWQRDGNGTSQLRQWLGLAKDKKDKSSQTPATHAVDGVTLAAFEFTQWREWHLTQAKHGGWVGDVHVTPAPFAVIRRPPISRRQLHLCVPSKGGVRRKYGGTVTRHGIRKGDQVIAEKAGKTYIGWCSGDTKAQVSVSDKNWKRLGQFTAKKVQLLQRSTGLIVRIERSRNVVPSPGLSNLPLLKGLI; from the coding sequence ATGTTACGAGTACCAGTTTTATCCAAATCAGGTAAACCGTTAATGCCTACAAAACCCAGCCGCGCTAGGCGTTGGCTAAAGAAAGGTAAAGCCAAAATTGCACACAACGACTTAGAATGTTTTGCCATTCAGTTGACCTTTGAAACGGAAGAAAATACCCAACCTATAGCCGTTGGTATAGATCCAGGTAAACACTATTCAGGGATCGGGGTTCAGTCGGGTTCCGTCACCCTTTGGATGGGACATCTGGTTCTGCCATTTAAGACGGTTAAAGAACGGATGGAGCTACGGCGAGTCATGCGTCGAGCCAGACGGGGAAGACGGATTAACCGGAAGTTGCCTTATGATCAACGCTGCCACCGTCAAGCTCGGTTTGATAATCGCAGACAAGGTAAACTACCGCCGTCAATTCGAGCCAACAGACAGCTAGAGCTACGGGTAGTTAACGAGTTGTTTCAACTGTTCCCGATTAGCGCCATTCACTATGAGTTAGTCATGGCGGATGTCGATAGAACCAGTGGGCGCAAGTCGGCAAAGTCTGGTGTTGGGTTTTCTCCAGTCATGGTGGGTCAAAAACAAATGCTTAACTGGCTGCGTGAATTAGCCCCAGTAACAACTCACCAAGGGTGGCAACGGGATGGGAACGGAACCAGTCAGCTTAGGCAATGGTTAGGATTAGCCAAAGACAAGAAAGACAAATCGAGCCAGACGCCTGCAACTCATGCTGTTGATGGTGTGACCTTAGCCGCGTTCGAGTTTACCCAATGGCGAGAATGGCACTTGACCCAAGCCAAACATGGCGGTTGGGTAGGCGATGTTCATGTTACCCCCGCACCGTTTGCGGTAATCCGTAGACCACCAATCAGCCGTAGACAATTACACCTGTGTGTTCCCTCTAAGGGTGGAGTGCGGCGCAAGTACGGCGGTACAGTTACCCGCCATGGAATTAGGAAGGGTGATCAGGTAATTGCCGAAAAAGCTGGAAAAACTTACATCGGCTGGTGTTCTGGAGACACTAAGGCACAGGTTTCCGTTTCCGACAAAAATTGGAAACGTTTAGGGCAGTTTACTGCCAAAAAAGTCCAGTTGTTGCAGCGAAGCACGGGATTAATTGTTCGCATTGAGCGAAGTCGAAATGTCGTGCCTTCACCTGGACTGTCAAATCTCCCCTTATTGAAAGGGTTGATTTGA
- a CDS encoding Rpn family recombination-promoting nuclease/putative transposase, with protein MKTDSIFYRLFKGFPSIFFELINQSPEQAEMYEFTSREIKELSFRLDGLFLPKNEQSNEPFYVVEVQFQPDENLYYRVFTELFIFLKQYKPANQWQVVVIYPTRRIEREQPLHFRELFTRVTRIYLDELGEEASDSLGVNVVKLVIEREKTAPKQAKRLIEQAQAQITDETTKRNLIDLIETIIVYKLPQKSREEIQAMFGLSELKQTKVYQEAQEEGRQETKLKAIPRLMQLGLSGEMIAEGLDLPGEVVQQAARLFAEQNVVVFIELLQHQRSLFSPQDLADLAELIEPLPDKIEDLSEAIAQWCKQDGHSPQRQAWRDLVSGKVNAMVEELLATNLASLETLEPSVNKANLQQAIE; from the coding sequence GTGAAAACTGACAGCATTTTTTATCGCTTGTTCAAAGGGTTTCCCAGTATCTTCTTTGAACTGATCAACCAATCCCCAGAACAAGCCGAGATGTATGAATTCACATCCCGTGAAATTAAGGAACTGTCATTTCGACTCGATGGGTTGTTTCTGCCGAAGAATGAACAATCAAACGAACCCTTTTATGTGGTCGAGGTTCAGTTTCAACCGGATGAGAATTTATATTATCGTGTATTTACGGAACTGTTTATTTTTCTGAAACAATACAAGCCAGCCAATCAATGGCAGGTTGTGGTCATTTATCCCACTCGTCGGATTGAAAGGGAACAACCGTTACACTTTAGGGAACTTTTCACCCGGGTTACTCGGATATACTTAGATGAGTTAGGAGAGGAGGCATCGGATTCTTTGGGGGTTAATGTTGTTAAGCTAGTGATTGAGAGGGAAAAGACAGCCCCGAAGCAAGCAAAGCGCTTGATTGAACAAGCCCAAGCCCAGATAACCGATGAGACGACAAAACGAAATCTGATTGATTTAATCGAGACAATCATCGTTTACAAATTACCGCAAAAAAGCCGAGAGGAGATACAAGCTATGTTCGGGTTAAGTGAACTCAAACAAACCAAGGTTTATCAGGAAGCTCAAGAAGAAGGCAGACAAGAAACCAAGTTAAAAGCCATACCCCGCCTAATGCAGTTAGGGTTGAGTGGGGAGATGATTGCGGAAGGATTGGATTTGCCTGGGGAAGTGGTTCAACAAGCCGCACGGTTATTTGCTGAACAAAATGTTGTGGTTTTTATTGAACTGTTACAGCATCAACGATCGCTTTTTTCGCCTCAAGACTTGGCTGATTTGGCTGAGTTAATTGAACCGTTACCCGATAAGATAGAAGATCTATCTGAGGCGATCGCACAATGGTGTAAGCAGGATGGACATTCCCCACAGCGTCAGGCTTGGCGTGATCTTGTCTCTGGTAAGGTGAATGCAATGGTGGAGGAATTATTGGCGACGAATCTTGCATCCCTGGAAACCTTGGAACCTTCGGTTAATAAAGCAAACCTACAACAGGCGATTGAGTAG
- a CDS encoding TVP38/TMEM64 family protein, with protein sequence MAQLSKYRLNSKLKLVLIGGVVVLLIIATKHFDLRELLQAFLLWVDSLGVLAPIVYMIIYNVATLLFIPGSLLTLKGGCLFGLFWGSIYVTIAAMFGAIFAFLIGRYLSRDWVCKQIESNDKFKAINQAVKTEGWKIVLLTRLSPIFPFNLLNYVFGVTQVSLKDYVLGSIGMIPATLVYVYIGSLASNLATVNMSNQPTTQETQIAKWVIRIIGLIATIAVTVYLTYLAKKALAETVVQEEV encoded by the coding sequence ATGGCTCAACTCAGTAAATATCGCTTAAATTCAAAGCTGAAACTGGTACTAATCGGGGGTGTAGTTGTTCTTCTGATTATTGCCACTAAACATTTTGACCTTCGGGAACTTTTGCAAGCCTTCTTACTTTGGGTTGACAGTCTGGGTGTCTTAGCCCCTATTGTGTATATGATCATCTATAACGTAGCAACACTGCTATTTATACCGGGTTCTCTCTTGACATTAAAAGGGGGTTGCTTGTTTGGCTTGTTCTGGGGTTCAATCTATGTTACGATCGCGGCAATGTTTGGAGCCATTTTTGCTTTCCTGATTGGACGCTATCTCTCGCGGGATTGGGTTTGTAAACAGATTGAGAGCAATGATAAATTCAAAGCGATTAATCAAGCAGTGAAGACAGAAGGATGGAAAATTGTCCTGCTGACTCGCCTTTCTCCTATCTTTCCGTTCAACCTCCTTAATTACGTCTTTGGCGTTACCCAAGTTTCCTTAAAAGACTATGTTTTGGGTTCCATTGGCATGATTCCAGCCACCCTGGTGTACGTTTACATCGGTTCCTTGGCTAGCAATTTAGCCACAGTCAATATGTCTAATCAACCCACCACACAGGAAACTCAAATCGCTAAATGGGTGATTCGGATCATTGGTTTAATTGCGACGATTGCGGTAACAGTCTACCTCACCTATCTTGCCAAGAAAGCTTTAGCTGAAACTGTTGTACAGGAAGAAGTCTAA
- a CDS encoding type II toxin-antitoxin system RelE family toxin: MTSYVIEVTDLAVEELRAIRAFDRRPILDAIRQQLTHEPTVITRNRKRLEPLVPRFETVPPIWELRVGEYRVFYDVDEDGKIVYVRAVAGNHRDKLQRRSWDETVNPRTTF; the protein is encoded by the coding sequence ATGACTTCCTATGTCATTGAAGTGACTGACTTAGCCGTTGAAGAACTTAGGGCAATTCGTGCTTTTGATCGTCGCCCAATCCTTGATGCAATTCGCCAGCAACTCACCCATGAACCCACAGTGATAACAAGGAATCGCAAACGCCTTGAGCCTTTAGTACCCAGGTTTGAGACAGTTCCCCCCATTTGGGAATTGCGGGTGGGAGAGTATCGAGTCTTCTATGATGTAGATGAGGACGGAAAAATCGTTTACGTTCGAGCTGTTGCCGGAAATCACCGGGACAAACTACAGAGGAGATCGTGGGATGAGACAGTTAACCCTAGAACAACTTTCTGA
- a CDS encoding DUF433 domain-containing protein, protein MSLTPELLNRITQNPGQCGGRPCIRGMRIRVTDILEMLAENVSISEILEDFPDLELADIQACLVFAARRTDFPRLTA, encoded by the coding sequence ATGAGTTTAACTCCTGAATTACTAAACCGAATTACGCAAAATCCGGGTCAATGTGGTGGTCGTCCCTGTATTCGAGGAATGCGAATTCGAGTCACCGATATTTTAGAGATGTTGGCAGAAAATGTTAGCATTTCTGAAATTTTAGAAGATTTCCCTGATTTAGAACTAGCAGATATCCAAGCTTGTTTAGTCTTTGCAGCACGACGTACTGATTTTCCTCGACTAACCGCATGA
- a CDS encoding GNAT family N-acetyltransferase, whose protein sequence is MRIRIAQASDSPELAKLYQETVLAIAPQFYSDAQTHSWASFAEDTAGFREFILSGTTFVAVDETGILGFAGIADDGHILSAYVRRDRIHQGIGSRLMDILLDYAKRHRIQRLYAEASEFSLGLFKRFGFQVYDREIVERQGVEFQRYLVERFTLIP, encoded by the coding sequence ATGAGGATTCGGATTGCTCAAGCCTCGGATAGTCCCGAATTAGCCAAACTGTATCAAGAAACGGTACTCGCGATCGCGCCTCAATTCTACTCTGATGCTCAAACTCATAGCTGGGCGTCGTTTGCTGAGGATACGGCTGGGTTTCGGGAGTTCATTTTGTCAGGGACAACATTTGTGGCGGTGGATGAAACTGGGATTCTCGGCTTTGCGGGAATAGCTGATGATGGTCATATTCTCTCAGCTTATGTGCGGCGCGATCGCATCCATCAGGGGATTGGTTCTCGGCTGATGGACATTCTCTTGGATTATGCTAAACGTCACAGGATTCAGCGCTTATATGCAGAAGCGAGTGAGTTTAGTTTGGGGTTGTTTAAAAGGTTTGGTTTTCAGGTTTATGATCGAGAGATTGTCGAACGTCAAGGGGTGGAGTTTCAGCGCTATTTGGTTGAACGATTTACCCTCATCCCTTAA
- a CDS encoding CHASE2 domain-containing protein, with amino-acid sequence MMSEMRSFFTQHPVGKGIMAFGGTVVLTSVVVTGVIVGLRQLGALEGSELKAYDQLVRSRPESEPSDRVLVVGISEEDIRNYNQFPITDATLATLLKKLADYQPRAIGIDIGRDVPIGEGREDLIQVIEQNDNMVAACVMSSATEPGTPPAPGTPPERVGFADMQLDRDQVIRRTALVSFPPFVEPLPENPHLCQDPDSLLYSLPFRLATSYLEQEGIEEELTTPEEFIKLDSTIFLPLEDQSGNYSYTGAFDYQIMINWSGENAIKQVTLTDVLEGNIDPNLVTDRVVLVGYTASTANDDFATPFSAAAQDRVLMPGVVLHAQVVSQIMTTVLEGRPLIWYWSQGTEILWIFLWSVVGGTLAWKIRRPWILLPAAIVGSGILYGICYALFVQQSGWIPLVPPAVGLVLTTFSVVIIDRYGQVVAKTVKKLLRINIEIDETQKEEQVAQILETDSFQDIQIRADQLRRRRQITKPKTYNNTVTDQVELNWEEVPELGQYQQVLQRARVLRHQLNRVEVERDEVEDVEQTTNGSSGRMPTVKKQAFNPEDESYLSQLQSRGRRMRNR; translated from the coding sequence ATGATGTCTGAAATGCGTTCATTTTTCACCCAACATCCCGTAGGTAAGGGAATCATGGCATTTGGCGGCACAGTCGTTCTGACGAGTGTTGTTGTTACAGGGGTGATTGTGGGACTGCGACAGTTGGGGGCGTTAGAAGGCTCTGAATTGAAAGCGTATGACCAACTCGTGCGATCGCGTCCAGAATCTGAGCCAAGCGATCGCGTGTTAGTAGTGGGGATTAGCGAAGAGGATATCCGAAACTATAACCAGTTTCCGATAACGGATGCCACATTAGCGACGCTACTCAAGAAACTAGCAGACTATCAACCCCGTGCGATCGGGATTGACATTGGACGGGATGTGCCTATTGGCGAAGGTCGTGAGGATTTAATTCAGGTTATTGAGCAAAACGATAACATGGTCGCCGCCTGCGTCATGAGTTCTGCGACTGAACCCGGAACACCACCCGCCCCTGGAACTCCCCCAGAACGGGTTGGTTTTGCCGATATGCAGCTTGATCGGGATCAAGTCATTCGCCGCACGGCGTTAGTTTCATTTCCTCCGTTTGTGGAACCACTCCCAGAAAATCCCCATCTGTGTCAAGATCCGGATAGCCTCCTCTATTCCTTACCGTTTCGGTTAGCTACGTCATATCTGGAACAAGAGGGAATCGAAGAAGAATTAACCACCCCAGAGGAATTCATCAAGTTGGATTCCACGATATTCCTTCCTCTAGAAGACCAATCAGGTAACTATAGTTACACAGGTGCGTTTGACTACCAAATCATGATCAATTGGTCAGGTGAGAATGCCATTAAACAAGTAACCCTGACTGATGTCTTAGAAGGCAACATTGATCCCAATCTCGTCACAGACCGAGTGGTTTTGGTCGGGTACACCGCCAGCACAGCGAATGATGATTTTGCCACACCCTTTAGTGCAGCCGCTCAGGATCGAGTGTTAATGCCTGGGGTAGTCCTTCATGCTCAAGTTGTCAGTCAAATTATGACTACCGTTTTAGAGGGTCGTCCTTTAATTTGGTATTGGTCACAAGGAACTGAAATTCTCTGGATTTTTCTCTGGTCAGTTGTTGGCGGAACCTTGGCTTGGAAAATTCGCCGTCCTTGGATTCTGCTTCCGGCTGCAATAGTAGGCAGTGGTATTTTGTATGGTATTTGCTATGCTCTATTTGTCCAGCAGTCGGGATGGATACCGTTAGTTCCGCCAGCCGTCGGCTTAGTCTTAACCACCTTTAGCGTTGTCATTATTGACCGCTACGGTCAAGTTGTGGCAAAAACAGTTAAGAAACTGCTGAGAATCAACATTGAAATCGACGAAACTCAAAAAGAAGAGCAAGTCGCCCAAATCTTAGAAACTGATAGCTTTCAAGACATTCAGATCAGAGCTGATCAACTCAGACGTCGCCGCCAAATCACCAAGCCTAAAACCTATAACAATACAGTCACGGATCAAGTAGAACTCAATTGGGAAGAAGTTCCAGAACTCGGTCAATACCAACAAGTCCTGCAACGAGCGAGAGTATTAAGACATCAGCTCAACCGGGTGGAGGTGGAACGGGACGAGGTTGAAGATGTTGAGCAGACAACGAACGGTTCGTCCGGGAGAATGCCCACGGTTAAAAAACAAGCATTTAACCCAGAAGACGAAAGTTATCTCTCACAATTACAAAGTCGGGGAAGACGGATGAGAAACAGATAA
- a CDS encoding phage tail protein has product MADNGNITHELNYVTANRFYIEIESQITASFSECSGLGVQIDKEVYFEGGVNEQQRIFLKQAKFDDVTLKRGITEDLVFWDWINKTLNPGKKERRNVNILVFNQAGETMQCWTLIGAIPVGWKTPALQASSSTIAIEELTLAYEGLKVVAEQGGGGASTNLQRANTGYFPSN; this is encoded by the coding sequence ATGGCTGACAACGGTAATATCACCCACGAACTTAACTATGTCACCGCTAATCGATTTTACATCGAAATTGAAAGTCAGATTACGGCTTCATTTAGCGAGTGTTCGGGTTTGGGGGTTCAGATTGATAAAGAAGTCTATTTTGAGGGAGGAGTCAACGAACAGCAACGTATCTTCCTCAAGCAAGCCAAATTTGATGATGTTACTCTGAAGCGGGGAATTACCGAAGATTTAGTGTTTTGGGATTGGATTAACAAGACGCTCAATCCTGGTAAAAAAGAACGACGTAATGTCAACATTTTGGTCTTTAATCAAGCCGGAGAAACCATGCAATGTTGGACATTAATTGGTGCGATTCCAGTCGGTTGGAAAACGCCAGCCTTACAAGCGAGTTCTAGCACCATAGCGATTGAGGAATTAACCCTTGCCTACGAAGGCTTAAAGGTTGTCGCCGAGCAAGGTGGCGGCGGTGCCAGTACCAATTTACAACGTGCTAACACTGGCTATTTCCCCAGTAACTAA
- a CDS encoding thioredoxin domain-containing protein, giving the protein MTNRLAQCQSLYLRKHAENPIDWWPWSDEALFTAKAENKPIFLSIGYSSCHWCTVMEGEAFSDPAIAQYMNANFLPIKVDREERPDIDSIYMQALQMMTGQGGWPLNIFLTPEDRVPFYGGTYFPVEPRYGRPGFLQVLQAIRRFYDVEKTKLQNFKDEILGHLQQSVLLPASGQLTAELLRQGMDKTIRIVDSGSYGPSFPMIPYADLALRGIRFQEMTEVDAYQASRSRGLDLAKGGIYDHVAGGFHRYTVDATWTVPHFEKMLYDNGQIVEYLANLWSVGIKEAAFERAISGTVQWLTREMTASSGYFYAAQDADSFTEPSAAEPEEGAFYVWSYAELQQLLTAEELAELQEQFTVTPEGNFEGQNVLQRRYSDQLSDTLETALAKLFTARYGSPPDSLETFPPAQNNQEAKTKNWSGRIPAVTDTKMIVAWNSLMISGLARAYGVFRKPEYLELATTAAKFILENQWVDQRFHRLNYEGEASILAQSEDYALFIKALLDLHQASLGLATAQESSQSPIPDSWLEEAIKVQDEFDEYLWSVELAGYYNAANDSSGDLLIRERSYTDNATPAANGVAIANLVRLTLLTENLAYLDRAEVALNAFSSVMNQSSQSCPSLFTALDWFRNSTLIRTNVAQILSLMTQYFPATMYRIEPSLPENAVGLVCQGLSCKPTAHTQEQLLAQVEKSQTRGY; this is encoded by the coding sequence ATGACCAATCGCCTTGCCCAATGCCAAAGCCTTTATCTGCGTAAGCATGCGGAAAATCCTATCGATTGGTGGCCCTGGAGTGATGAAGCTTTATTCACGGCTAAGGCGGAAAATAAGCCAATTTTCCTGTCTATTGGTTACTCAAGCTGTCACTGGTGTACGGTGATGGAAGGGGAAGCCTTTTCTGATCCGGCGATCGCACAGTACATGAATGCCAATTTCTTACCGATTAAGGTAGACCGGGAAGAACGTCCGGATATTGATAGCATTTATATGCAGGCGTTGCAGATGATGACGGGTCAAGGGGGTTGGCCCCTAAATATTTTTCTGACGCCAGAGGATCGGGTTCCTTTTTATGGGGGGACCTATTTCCCCGTAGAACCGCGCTATGGGCGTCCGGGCTTTTTACAGGTATTACAAGCGATTCGCCGCTTCTATGATGTAGAAAAGACCAAGCTGCAAAACTTTAAAGACGAGATTCTGGGTCATCTACAACAGTCGGTTCTCCTCCCCGCTTCCGGACAACTCACCGCTGAATTACTGCGCCAGGGAATGGACAAGACGATCCGGATTGTAGATAGTGGGAGTTATGGACCGAGTTTTCCGATGATTCCCTATGCGGATTTAGCCTTGCGGGGAATTCGCTTCCAGGAGATGACCGAGGTTGATGCGTACCAAGCGTCGCGATCGCGTGGGTTAGATTTAGCAAAGGGGGGAATCTATGATCACGTCGCAGGCGGCTTTCATCGCTACACCGTAGACGCCACTTGGACGGTGCCTCACTTTGAAAAAATGCTCTACGATAATGGGCAGATTGTCGAGTATTTGGCAAATCTGTGGAGTGTGGGGATTAAAGAAGCTGCGTTTGAACGGGCAATATCGGGAACCGTGCAATGGCTGACACGGGAAATGACCGCCTCGTCTGGTTATTTTTACGCCGCCCAAGACGCCGATAGCTTCACCGAACCCAGCGCCGCCGAACCGGAAGAAGGGGCATTTTATGTCTGGAGTTATGCCGAATTGCAGCAACTCCTCACGGCTGAAGAATTGGCAGAATTGCAAGAACAATTTACGGTTACCCCTGAAGGCAATTTTGAAGGACAAAATGTATTGCAGCGCCGTTATTCGGATCAGTTAAGCGATACCTTAGAAACTGCATTAGCAAAACTATTTACTGCCCGTTATGGTTCCCCTCCCGACAGCTTAGAAACCTTCCCCCCCGCCCAAAACAATCAAGAGGCAAAAACAAAGAATTGGTCAGGTCGCATTCCGGCGGTTACAGATACGAAAATGATTGTGGCGTGGAATAGCCTAATGATTTCTGGTTTAGCTAGGGCGTATGGCGTATTTCGTAAACCCGAATACCTGGAATTAGCCACAACAGCCGCTAAATTTATTCTGGAGAATCAATGGGTAGATCAGCGTTTCCATCGCTTGAATTATGAAGGTGAAGCCTCTATATTGGCACAGTCGGAAGATTATGCGTTATTTATTAAAGCCTTATTAGATTTGCATCAAGCCTCACTAGGATTAGCAACAGCACAAGAGTCTTCCCAATCGCCAATCCCGGATAGTTGGTTAGAGGAGGCGATTAAAGTACAGGACGAATTTGACGAATATTTGTGGAGTGTGGAACTCGCAGGCTACTATAACGCCGCTAATGATAGTAGTGGAGATTTATTGATACGGGAACGCAGTTATACCGATAATGCCACACCTGCGGCGAATGGTGTCGCGATCGCGAATTTGGTACGTCTGACATTACTCACGGAAAACTTGGCTTATCTGGATCGCGCAGAAGTTGCCCTGAATGCGTTTAGTAGTGTAATGAACCAGTCGTCCCAATCCTGTCCTAGTCTGTTTACGGCTTTAGATTGGTTCCGCAATTCTACCCTAATTCGCACCAACGTGGCTCAGATTTTATCCCTAATGACGCAGTATTTTCCGGCAACTATGTATCGAATAGAACCCAGTCTTCCGGAGAATGCTGTTGGCTTAGTTTGTCAGGGACTCAGTTGTAAACCTACGGCTCATACTCAGGAACAACTATTGGCACAAGTCGAGAAAAGTCAAACCCGGGGCTATTGA
- a CDS encoding DUF4332 domain-containing protein, producing MSNQPKNHHRSIPVRDRAIEHLPGLSKEDWAKLQQQGITTMGQLLKVANSRQSKQALANQLQIKAQYVHKWVALADLARVPSIGYDYCGLLLHAGIISVKQLAQTPTHKLHQQILRLQVATMQRRDLSPTIDQVAAWIQQARQLVQG from the coding sequence ATGTCTAATCAACCCAAAAACCATCACCGTAGTATTCCCGTTCGCGATCGCGCCATTGAACACCTTCCTGGATTGAGTAAAGAAGATTGGGCTAAACTTCAGCAACAGGGAATTACGACAATGGGTCAACTCCTCAAAGTCGCGAATAGTCGCCAATCTAAACAAGCGTTAGCCAATCAACTGCAAATCAAGGCACAATATGTACATAAATGGGTGGCACTGGCTGATTTAGCTCGCGTCCCCAGTATTGGCTATGACTACTGTGGGTTATTGTTGCACGCGGGTATTATTTCAGTGAAGCAGCTAGCTCAAACACCAACTCATAAGTTACACCAGCAAATTTTACGACTCCAAGTAGCAACAATGCAACGGCGTGATCTGAGTCCGACTATTGATCAAGTCGCCGCCTGGATTCAACAAGCACGACAGTTGGTTCAGGGATAA
- a CDS encoding TetR/AcrR family transcriptional regulator, with protein MRILHQPPQSETETKQRILDAAQRLFASRGYNGTTTRDLAAKAGVAEGTLFRHFENKKAILVEVATQGWVELLTDLLTELSEMGSYKAVAQVMRRRMMRMHENADMMRVCFMEAQFHPDLRDRIQSEVIAKMSDVAEAFFETAMERGIYRRTNPKVVARVFLGMFAVAGFSDETIMEPGASLKDVQDMAEGIADIFLNGVLAKD; from the coding sequence ATGCGAATCTTACACCAGCCCCCTCAATCAGAAACAGAGACAAAGCAGCGTATCCTAGATGCTGCCCAACGTTTATTTGCCAGTCGCGGCTATAACGGGACAACAACCCGTGATTTAGCGGCAAAAGCGGGTGTCGCTGAAGGGACTCTATTTCGCCATTTTGAGAATAAGAAAGCCATATTAGTCGAGGTGGCGACTCAAGGCTGGGTGGAGTTGCTCACGGATTTGCTGACGGAATTAAGCGAAATGGGGAGTTATAAAGCCGTGGCGCAGGTGATGCGGCGGCGGATGATGCGGATGCATGAAAATGCGGATATGATGCGGGTTTGTTTTATGGAAGCCCAGTTTCACCCCGATTTACGCGATCGCATCCAGTCAGAAGTCATTGCTAAAATGTCCGATGTGGCAGAAGCGTTCTTTGAAACAGCTATGGAGCGGGGGATCTATCGGCGGACTAACCCCAAGGTTGTGGCTAGGGTATTTTTAGGGATGTTTGCAGTAGCGGGGTTTAGCGACGAGACGATTATGGAACCAGGAGCCTCCCTCAAAGATGTGCAAGACATGGCAGAGGGTATTGCTGATATTTTCCTCAATGGTGTGTTAGCGAAGGACTAG
- a CDS encoding type II toxin-antitoxin system Phd/YefM family antitoxin, whose translation MRQLTLEQLSEQLQDYVRNAQEEQILITQNGKPIALFLGLTNVDPEQLNLQLSAEFWQMISDRRQRATIPLTEVEAMF comes from the coding sequence ATGAGACAGTTAACCCTAGAACAACTTTCTGAACAATTACAGGATTATGTGCGAAATGCTCAGGAGGAACAGATCCTGATTACCCAAAACGGTAAACCCATTGCCCTTTTTTTAGGATTGACAAACGTTGATCCGGAGCAATTGAATCTGCAACTCTCAGCAGAATTTTGGCAAATGATTAGTGATCGACGCCAACGTGCCACTATACCTTTGACAGAAGTAGAGGCAATGTTTTAG